In the genome of Ancylomarina subtilis, one region contains:
- a CDS encoding amylo-alpha-1,6-glucosidase, protein MNLRIKALSIPFFAFAISIGFQTCIKKTDTENKPIEFKVKDSPFSFPKSGFSVCNNQYTNGIALTDIRYSDFGIDNTIFKIRYISDSDTIEPNAIATPGEMSLLNNENVIGQACFESKKKFRLKGWYKPMILLLDSTLIVNRKLTITEKSENVYHIENHNKFGVARYIITGLNASINYLKDQQIFCLTTLAGNDDYEISVEATDSTWNSSSVNKKFEDCIKSSQDLFNNWLDQMPSLPGKYKKSRELASYILWSCVIDKGGNYKRPGILMSKNWMHYIWSWDHCFNAMACSYKMPKTAWDNYIILFDAQDENGQIPDVHGYSRTITSYLKPPIHGWALKKIMKKIELNIPQLEYAYNSLKKWTNFWFDHRDSNKNGIPEYSHGNDSGWDNGSEFDINGESFKRANRESANLSAYLIIQMDVLHDLALKLGYNVEAKQWQLRSDNLLSLMISNTWNGKKFVTTNIDNGHINEKSQSLMAYLPIILGNKLPSEIQSILINEMKNNGYLTQWGLATENINSPLYQDDGYWKGPIWAPSTMIIVDGLNKCGEHELATDIAKRFCDLCSKSGFAENFNAKTGEGLRDLSYTWTASVFLILGHEYLTD, encoded by the coding sequence TAAACCTATTGAATTTAAGGTAAAGGATTCACCTTTTAGTTTTCCTAAATCTGGTTTTTCGGTATGTAACAACCAGTACACAAATGGTATTGCATTAACTGATATACGATATTCTGATTTTGGAATTGATAATACAATATTCAAAATCAGATACATATCAGACTCAGATACTATTGAGCCTAATGCCATTGCTACCCCAGGTGAAATGTCATTGTTAAATAATGAAAATGTAATAGGGCAAGCCTGCTTTGAATCGAAAAAAAAATTCAGATTAAAAGGCTGGTATAAGCCAATGATATTATTACTCGATAGTACTCTTATTGTTAATAGAAAATTAACTATTACTGAAAAAAGTGAGAATGTATATCATATTGAAAACCACAACAAATTTGGAGTTGCAAGATATATAATCACTGGCTTAAATGCTTCAATCAATTATTTGAAAGATCAACAAATATTCTGTCTTACAACCCTAGCTGGGAATGATGATTATGAAATAAGTGTTGAGGCAACAGACAGTACATGGAATTCTTCGAGTGTGAATAAAAAATTTGAAGATTGTATAAAAAGCTCACAGGACTTATTCAACAATTGGCTAGACCAAATGCCATCGTTACCAGGAAAATATAAAAAGTCACGAGAACTTGCTTCGTATATTCTGTGGTCATGTGTGATAGATAAAGGAGGTAATTACAAGCGACCTGGGATTCTCATGTCAAAAAATTGGATGCATTATATCTGGAGTTGGGATCATTGTTTTAATGCCATGGCTTGCTCCTACAAAATGCCAAAAACCGCATGGGATAATTATATTATACTGTTTGATGCTCAAGATGAAAACGGACAAATTCCCGATGTACACGGCTATTCGAGAACGATCACATCATACTTGAAGCCTCCCATTCATGGCTGGGCTCTAAAAAAAATAATGAAAAAAATAGAATTAAATATTCCTCAACTAGAATATGCATACAATTCCCTAAAAAAATGGACAAACTTTTGGTTTGATCACAGAGATTCTAACAAAAATGGAATACCTGAATATAGTCATGGAAACGATTCAGGCTGGGATAATGGAAGTGAATTTGATATTAATGGCGAATCTTTTAAACGTGCAAATCGAGAGAGTGCTAATCTATCAGCCTATTTGATCATCCAAATGGATGTATTGCATGATTTGGCTTTAAAATTAGGTTACAATGTAGAGGCTAAGCAATGGCAGCTCAGATCAGATAATTTGTTGTCATTAATGATTTCGAATACTTGGAACGGTAAAAAATTTGTAACAACAAACATCGACAATGGTCATATCAACGAAAAAAGTCAAAGTTTGATGGCGTATTTGCCAATAATTCTAGGGAACAAACTGCCATCAGAAATACAATCAATTTTAATTAATGAGATGAAAAACAATGGCTATCTCACCCAATGGGGATTAGCAACAGAAAACATTAACAGTCCTCTTTATCAGGATGATGGTTACTGGAAAGGACCAATATGGGCTCCATCAACTATGATTATTGTTGATGGATTGAATAAATGCGGAGAACATGAGTTGGCAACCGATATTGCAAAAAGGTTTTGCGACCTATGCTCAAAAAGTGGCTTTGCAGAGAATTTCAATGCCAAAACGGGTGAAGGGCTTAGAGATTTATCCTACACCTGGACAGCAAGTGTTTTTTTAATATTGGGACATGAATATTTAACCGATTAA